A single region of the Pyricularia oryzae 70-15 chromosome 4, whole genome shotgun sequence genome encodes:
- a CDS encoding ribonuclease P/MRP protein subunit RPP1: MIYDLNINWAPSTTASALEVTLRQAAVLGYDVVAINHTINKLPIPSPITNPLPLVPESKTLPTVLRRATVQYADPRDNHRLDAVAAAFDILAVRPMNEVAFNHACVNLAEPSILTLDLAANLGFYFRPKSVMAAVRRGVRIEICYTQGIGARDSRARALFVANLVGLFRASKGRGLIVSSGAAAGSPRLLRAPADVVNLLAVWGMGTERGLDTLSGNPRGVVVNEGIKRSAFRGVIDVVHGAGALDCHGKGSDAAGTVAGEKKENQGGNKEKGLKRKNGEQTGAGDDQKLSKRQAKKQKQQSQVAKQSKGAGQG; encoded by the coding sequence ATGATCTATGATCTCAACATCAACTGGGCACCGTCCACCACTGCATCGGCTCTGGAGGTTACACTCCGCCAAGCAGCAGTCCTCGGCTACGACGTCGTCGCCATCAACCACACCATCAACAAGCTCCCCATCCCGTCGCCCATAACAAACCCGCTCCCGCTAGTGCCCGAGTCCAAGACACTTCCGACCGTGCTCCGCCGCGCAACAGTCCAGTATGCCGACCCGCGCGACAACCACCGGCTtgacgccgtcgccgccgcctttgACATACTCGCCGTCCGCCCCATGAACGAGGTCGCGTTCAACCACGCCTGCGTCAACCTCGCAGAGCCCAGCATCCTGACCCTCGACCTGGCCGCCAACCTGGGCTTCTATTTTCGCCCTAAGAGCGTCATGGCTGCCGTGCGCCGTGGCGTCAGGATAGAGATCTGCTACACCCAGGGCATCGGCGCCCGCGATTCTCGGGCCAGGGCCCTCTTCGTCGCGAACCTAGTCGGGTTGTTCCGAGCCTCTAAGGGCAGGGGCCTGATCGTGTCGAGCGGCGCGGCCGCCGGTTCACCTAGACTCCTGCGGGCCCCCGCCGACGTGGTCAACCTTCTGGCCGTGTGGGGTATGGGCACCGAGAGGGGCCTGGACACTCTCAGCGGGAACCCCAGGGGTGTGGTTGTGAACGAGGGTATCAAGAGGAGCGCGTTCAGGGGCGTAATCGACGTGGTGCATGGTGCTGGCGCTTTGGACTGCCACGGAAAGGGTAGCGATGCCGCAGGCACCGTGGCGGgcgagaagaaggaaaatCAGGGAGGCAACAAAGAAAAGGGCCTCAAAAGGAAAAATGGTGAGCAAACCGGTGCTGGCGACGACCAAAAACTAAGCAAAAGGCaagcaaaaaagcaaaagcagcAGAGCCAGGTTGCGAAACAAAGTAAAGGGGCAGGCCAAGGCTAA
- a CDS encoding Sad1-interacting factor 3, translating into MSKRGPSVLVTDARDRPSARGSASRGAPARAGQGGAGRDKMPMRFVSVDNVLQYASEIPSGQPRVPPPGQQGAHLHHARPGGGPSTRRNSHGGLPTLASIRTGLQNVPSRTTKISEKLVLLPEMEKGDEDEDEEDADGESLPPPVLRQDSSEDRPLRDEELDVLRKRGGIRGKSFAERLPKVQRGDRVSRLTAYCTAQAVKMKPTADFLRTKLGAKTKLYDDCLYTVFHLPLLPGTDGYRVRSRPVLKTPGTGKTVLDIEIERSERRDEHMGYFYEYPTTEEGIDVSAPVNGSHDMAMNGPSPVDRLVAEAKSFAEMFVFSYGVVVFWNFTENQEKDILADMTFSENEEGLSLQTRPLDQEDYETEEFHFDYSADVKRPRVFNDMITLLPRSDHMVKLTISHAIAQSTKLCYFEEKMGETMLDAQHVPKQLALTGELAMTRTEIVKILGRLFKSRVDINLSSNILDVPNFFWDSEPTLHPLYVAIRDYLEIDQRIKVLNERCRVFLDLAEILSDSVADAKMSSITWIIIILIVVSILVTVTEVTLRFGILEKERGKKGVGDEGGQPELKSDLLSRLRDANISLDELRIWGQGLSEPEKGAVCGSTYVGRTFAGA; encoded by the exons ATGTCTAAACGCGGCCCTTCAGTTTTG GTGACAGACGCGCGCGACCGACCGTCAGCACGCGGCAGCGCAAGCCGCGGAGCCCCTGCGAGGGCAGGGCAGGGCGGTGCCGGGCGAGACAAGATGCCCATGCGCTTCGTCTCGGTCGACAACGTACTGCAATACGCCTCCGAAATTCCATCCGGCCAACCGCGTGTGCCACCACCGGGTCAGCAAGGTGCCCACCTCCACCATGCGCGACCCGGGGGTGGCCCGTCGACGCGACGGAACAGCCACGGAGGTCTCCCCACGCTAGCCAGCATACGAACTGGCCTTCAGAACGTGCCAAGCCGCACGACCAAGATCAGCGAAAAGCTAGTCCTGCTGCCCGAGATGGAGAAGGGcgatgaggacgaggacgaggaggatgccGACGGGGAATCACTGCCGCCTCCAGTGCTGCGGCAGGACAGCTCCGAAGACAGGCCACTGCGTGACGAGGAGCTCGACGTTTTGCGCAAGAGGGGTGGAATCAGAGGCAAAAGCTTCGCTGAGAGGCTACCCAAGGTCCAGCGGGGAGATCGCGTGTCGAGGCTCACGGCATATTGCACCGCCCAGGCGGTCAAGATGAAACCAACGGCGGATTTCCTGCGGACCAAACTCGGTGCCAAGACCAAGCTATATGACGACTGTCTCTATACCGTCTTCCATCTGCCCTTGCTTCCCGGAACCGATGGGTACCGGGTCCGGAGCCGACCGGTACTGAAAACTCCAGGCACGGGTAAGACGGTGCTGGATATTGAAATCGAGCGGAGCGAGAGGCGGGACGAACATATGGGCTACTTTTACGAGTATCCGACGACGGAGGAAGGCATTGATGTCTCCGCGCCGGTAAACGGGAGCCACGACATGGCCATGAATGGTCCAAGCCCAGTGGACAGGCTGGTGGCCGAAGCCAAATCTTTTGCAGAGATGTTTGTCTTTTCGTACGGTGTTGTTGTGTTCTGGAACTTCACCGAGAACCAGGAAAAGGATATCCTGGCCGACATGACATTTTCGGAGAATGAGGAAGGTTTGTCTCTACAAACCCGACCACTGGACCAAGAGGACTACGAGACGGAGGAGTTTCACTTTGATTACAGCGCCGATGTAAAGAGGCCGCGGGTGTTCAACGACATGATCACGTTGTTGCCAAGGAGCGATCACATGGTCAAGCTGACTATCAGCCACGCCATTGCTCAAAGCACCAAGCTGTGCTACTTTGAGGAGAAGATGGGGGAAACGATGCTGGATGCCCAACACGTGCCCAAGCAACTGGCTTTGACGGGAGAACTCGCCATGACGAGGACTGAAATCGTAAAGATACTCGGAAGATTGTTTAAAAGCCGTGTTGACATCAACCTTT CATCCAACATACTTGACGTACCGAACTTCTTCTGGGACTCGGAGCCGACGTTGCACCCTCTGTATGTTGCAATCCGGGACTACCTCGAGATAGATCAGCGCATCAAGGTTCTCAATGAGCGATGTCGGGTGTTTCTTGATCTGGCCGAAATATTGTCAGACTCGGTAGCAGATGCAAAGATGAGCTCCATCACCTGGATCATCATTATCCTCATTGTGGTCAGCATTCTGGTTACAGTAACCGAGGTGACACTGAGGTTTGGAATATTAGAGAAGGAGAGAGGGAAAAAGGGGGTTGGTGATGAAGGTGGGCAGCCGGAGCTGAAGAGTGATTTGTTGAGTCGGCTGAGGGATGCGAATATCTCTTTAGATGAACTGCGGATCTGGGGTCAGGGGCTGAGTGAACCCGAAAAGGGTGCAGTATGTGGCTCAACGTACGTGGGCAGGACATTTGCGGGTGCTTGA
- a CDS encoding multidrug resistance-associated protein 1 → MDGDYLRFSAGAGLSLVGIGSAPAVVALINRVFAKKQPRDEIYQDADGKSTPEAQAEFSNKLSKFLVIFFASIGLAGSLAVGVLVTQGRGGRNLFLDSWFNAGTWGFFLVQAIAIASSRECNHAYRLGIYSFLAAAVFFASLVMQATRTGEYLMRHDTVLFSFGAFQIFAVVALALASFSIQRRPDVFDDEDRLVDRMYTVSAFSRFNYSWPNSILSLARKQGDLEHKDLGRPNHYVRAKDVSADWKRRAYTSRLWLSIARAHASGFALQWVLTFATSILNFAPQWVILQLLRNLERREPGTPYSLDVWMWVFWLGAAIVVQNWVESYVFWLSWVELTIPIRSQLSALVFEKAMRRKDVKGTEKREKAKETDAASPEEQGEEDEAEALKKSKQGTVNLIGVDAYRVGDFAAYQNLFPGSLFKLIVSLTFLVSLLGWKPLLAGFSTMVAILPVNIYFSKTYAAAQDRLMKVRDEKLAVVTEALQGIRQIKFSALEPEWEKKVGSVRAKELRCLWQVLKSDTALLGCWVASPILLSAISLAVYAYLNDELTPSVAFVSLGVFKALEMTLSVVPELTTDLLDAWVSVNRLEEYLNSPDIQQIAKESDDIAFENASIAWPSDAKLDDGERFVLRDVNIKFPRGELSVISGKTGTGKSLLLAAILGEVDVLAGDLYLPRAPALQERHDSKANKSNWIISNAIAYVAQIPWIENASIKDNILFGLPLDEDRYQETVEVCALKKDLDILSDGEHTEIGANGINLSGGQKWRVTLARAMYSRAGILVFDDIFSAVDAHVGRHIFEKCLTGRLAEGRTRILVTHHVALCEPKTKYMVELGDGKVQCAGLVAELQKNGTLEQIKSHEEQQQDATTAATNTAVNSDGSEDGEDGAEGNTLKRVTSKVVAKKFVEDESREKGAVRKKIYTGYLKASGGWFFWMLALAIFFTNSSLSLIRSWWLKQWTGSDREVSSNMFHGLGTSNMGYSGPSQSSYPYLFGTPQQTMLTGSATMGSTIVAQQAKHGVQFYLGIYIALAMSAAFVGTLRFFYIFTGSVRASRLLFRQMNFAILHAPLRWLDTVPVGRILNRFTADFNVIDSQLANSFTFGFGSFLGLWTVIIAGMFVSPLVVFFALALLVVCAYIALHYLAAARPVKRLESNAKSPVFEQFGSALTGVATIRGFDKTQTYIERIYKRIDDYSTATWHLWLFNRWMGWRMACIGSLFAVFVAVLILASADIGAPLAGFALAFSLEFANSIIWMIRLYANVELNMNAAERIIEYTEIKTETLEGERPPAAWPTNGKIEVDSLVVRYAPDLPPVLKGLTFTVEGRQRIGVVGRTGAGKSSLTLALFRFLEATEGKVLIDGIDISTIRLHDLRSRLAIIPQDPVLFSGTVRSNLDPFDHHTDAELRESLLRVHLISDASGTVTPANAAAGEEASGVSTPSTAKNSNVFANLSSPISEGGLNLSQGQRQLLCLARAIVARPKVMVLDEATSAVDMHTDALIQRSIREEFTDATLVVIAHRLSTISDFDKILVLGEGAVCEYGTPKELWDKGSEGVFRGMCEESGERDKLKDIVFGQKAN, encoded by the exons ATGGACGGCGACTACCTTCGCTTCAGCGCAGGTGCTGGCCTGAGCCTTGTCGGAATCGGATCCGCCCCCGCCGTAGTTGCCCTCATCAACCGGGTATTCGCCAAGAAGCAGCCCCGGGACGAGATATACCAAGATGCCGATGGCAAGAGTACACCGGAAGCGCAGGCCGAGTTTTCGAACAAGCTTTCCAAGTTCTTGGTCATCTTCTTTGCTTCAATAGGCCTTGCCGGTTCGTTGGCCGTCGGGGTGCTCGTAACCCAGGGTCGCGGTGGTAGAAACCTTTTTCTGGATTCATGGTTCAATGCCGGAACCTGGGGCTTCTTCCTAGTCCAAGCCATCGCCATAGCTTCAAGCAGAGAATGCAACCATGCATACCGCCTTGGTATCTACTCGTTCCTGGCAGCCGCCGTGTTCTTCGCAAGTCTTGTCATGCAGGCCACCCGTACTGGTGAATACCTCATGCGCCACGATACGGTTCTTTTCTCGTTTGGGGCTTTTCAGATTTTCGCCGTTGTGGCTCTGGCCCTTGCCAGCTTCTCCATACAACGTCGCCCGGACGTTTTTGACGATGAGGACAGGCTTGTGGATCGAATGTACACCGTCTCGGCCTTCAGCAGATTCAACTACAGCTGGCCCAACTCCATTTTGAGCCTTGCACGCAAGCAGGGTGACCTTGAGCACAAGGACCTTGGGCGTCCCAACCACTATGTGCGGGCAAAAGATGTTTCGGCCGACTGGAAGCGCCGCGCCTACACCAGCCGTCTCTGGCTCAGCATCGCACGTGCTCACGCCTCCGGCTTCGCGCTCCAGTGGGTCTTGACATTCGCAACCTCGATACTCAACTTTGCACCCCAGTGGGTGATCCTGCAGCTGCTTCGCAACCTGGAAAGGCGAGAACCTGGAACGCCGTACTCCCTGGACGTCTGGATGTGGGTATTCTGGCTCGGTGCGGCGATTGTCGTTCAGAACTGGGTCGAGTCGTACGTCTTCTGGCTCTCTTGGGTCGAGCTTACGATTCCCATCCGCTCCCAGCTATCGGCCCTTGTTTTTGAGAAGGCCATGCGTCGAAAAGACGTCAAGGGGACGGAGAAGAGAGAGAAGGCAAAGGAGACCGACGCCGCGTCCCCCGAGGAACAGGGAGAGGAGGACGAAGCCGAAGCGCTGAAGAAGAGCAAGCAGGGAACCGTGAACTTGATCGGTGTCGATGCGTACCGTGTCGGAGACTTTGCCGCCTATCAGAACCTGTTCCCTGGTAGCTTGTTCAAGCTCATCGTCTCGCTGACCTTCCTCGTGTCCTTGCTGGGATGGAAGCCGCTGCTAGCCGGCTTCTCAACCATGGTGGCCATCTTGCCTGTCAACATCTACTTTTCCAAGACCTATGCGGCCGCTCAAGATCGCCTGATGAAGGTTAGAGACGAGAAACTGGCAGTCGTCACTGAGGCGCTTCAGGGCATCCGGCAAATCAAATTTTCGGCTCTCGAACCAGAGTGGGAGAAGAAGGTGGGCAGCGTCAGAGCGAAGGAGCTCAGATGTCTCTGGCAAGTGCTAAAATCGGATACCGCTCTACTCGGATGCTGGGTTGCCAGTCCAATCCTTCTGTCCGCCATATCATTGGCTGTGTATGCCTACCTCAACGACGAACTCACCCCTTCGGTTGCTTTCGTCAGCCTTGGGGTGTTCAAAGCGCTCGAGATGACCCTCTCGGTGGTCCCGGAGCTCACCACAGATCTCCTTGACGCGTGGGTCTCGGTCAACAGGCTGGAGGAATATCTCAACAGCCCAGACATTCAACAGATTGCCAAGGAGTCTGACGACATCGCGTTTGAAAACGCCTCAATCGCCTGGCCCTCGGATGCCAagctcgacgacggcgaAAGATTTGTCCTGCGTGATGTCAACATCAAATTTCCGCGAGGTGAGCTATCGGTCATCTCGGGCAAGACGGGCACTGGCAAGAGTCTTCTTCTGGCGGCGATCCTCGGAGAGGTTGATGTGCTGGCCGGAGACTTGTACCTTCCGCGCGCCCCTGCCTTGCAAGAAAGACACGACAGCAAAGCAAACAAGTCGAACTGGATCATTTCCAACGCCATCGCCTATGTCGCACAGATTCCTTGGATCGAGAACGCGAGCATAAAAGACAACATCCTCTTTGGTTTGCCTCTCGACGAGGATCGGTATCAGGAGACGGTTGAAGTCTGCGCGCTCAAGAAGGACCTCGATATCCTTAGTGACGGTGAGCACACGGAGATTGGAGCCAACGGTATCAACCTGAGCGGCGGCCAAAAGTGGCGAGTCACGCTCGCCAGAGCCATGTATAGCAGAGCAGGAATTCTGGTTTTTGACGACATCTTTAGCGCGGTAGACGCGCATGTCGGCCGCCACATATTCGAGAAGTGTCTCACAGGCAGGTTGGCAGAAGGCCGGACCCGCATCTTGGTGACGCATCATGTTGCTCTATGCGAGCCGAAGACCAAGTACATGGTCGAGCTTGGCGATGGCAAGGTCCAGTGTGCTGGACTGGTGGCCGAGCTACAGAAAAATGGGACCCTGGAGCAGATAAAGAGCCacgaggagcagcagcaggatgCCACTACCGCCGCTACAAACACAGCAGTCAACTCTGACGGCTCGGAAGATGGTGAGGACGGGGCTGAAGGAAACACACTCAAGCGAGTCACGTCAAAAGTGGTTGCCAAGAAGTTCGTGGAGGATGAGTCGCGGGAAAAGGGTGCCGTACGGAAAAAGATCTACACTGGATACCTCAAAGCTAGCGGCGGCTGGTTCTTCTGGATGCTGGCCCTTGCTATATTCTTTACAAACTCTTCCTTGAGCCTTATCAGATCCTGGTGGCTCAAGCAGTGGACGGGTAGCGATCGAGAAGTTAGCTCAAACATGTTCCACGGTCTCGGCACCTCGAACATGGGATACTCGGGTCCTTCCCAGTCATCCTACCCTTACCTTTTTGGCACGCCGCAGCAAACCATGCTAACCGGGTCAGCAACCATGGGCTCCACGATCGTCGCGCAACAAGCAAAACACGGCGTGCAGTTCTATCTTGGCATATATATCGCCTTGGCCATGTCGGCCGCCTTCGTTGGTACTCTGAGATTCTTTTACATTTTTACAGGATCTGTGAGGGCAAGCCGTCTCCTCTTTAGGCAGATGAACTTTGCCATCCTGCACGCGCCCCTGAGGTGGCTAGACACAGTGCCAGTCGGACGCATCTTGAACCGCTTCACAGCAGACTTCAACGTTATTGATTCTCAGCTGGCCAACTCGTTCACCTTTGGATTTGGCTCCTTCTTGGGACTCTGGACAGTGATAATTGCGGGCATGTTTGTATCGCCACTGGTTGTGTTCTTCGCGCTCGCGCTGCTCGTTGTTTGCGCATATATTGCGCTCCACTACCTGGCGGCCGCACGGCCAGTCAAGAGACTCGAGAGCAACGCCAAGAGTCCCGTGTTTGAGCAGTTTGGATCGGCTTTGACGGGCGTGGCGACTATCAGGGGCTTCGACAAGACGCAGACGTACATTGAAAGAATATACAAGCGCATCGACGATTACTCGACGGCGACCTGGCACTTGTGGTTGTTCAACCGCTGGATGGGGTGGCGTATGGCCTGCATTGGCAGCCTGTTTGCCGTTTTTGTCGCAGTTCTGATCCTGGCGTCGGCAGATATTGGTGCTCCCCTTGCCGGTTTTGCTCTTGCTTTCTCGCTTGAGTTTGCAAACTCGATCATCTGGATGATCCGGCTGTATGCAAACGTCGAGCTCAATATGAATGCAGCGGAGAGGATTATCGAGTACACAGAGATTAAAACCGAGACTCTGGAGGGGGAGAGACCCCCCGCTGCATGGCCGACAAACGGCAAGATCGAAGTCGACTCCCTGGTTGTGCGATACGCACCCGATCTGCCTCCGGTTCTCAAGGGGCTGACCTTTACGGTGGAGGGGCGGCAGAGAATCGGTGTCGTGGGAAGAACCGGTGCCGGCAAGAGCAGTCTTACTCTGGCGCTATTCCGCTTCTTGGAAGCAACCGAGGGCAAGGTCCTGATAGATGGGATAGACATTTCGACCATCAGACTCCACGATCTCCGGTCTCGTCTGGCAATTATTCCACAG GACCCTGTTCTTTTCTCGGGAACCGTCAGGTCGAACCTGGACCCATTCGACCACCACACAGACGCTGAGCTGCGTGAAAGCCTGTTGCGGGTGCACCTGATATCGGATGCAAGCGGTACTGTAACACCTGCcaacgctgctgctggcgaagAGGCAAGTGGTGTCTCGACACCTAGCACGGCCAAGAATTCCAACGTCTTCGCCAACCTATCCTCACCCATCTCGGAAGGTGGTCTAAATCTGAGCCAGGGGCAAAGGCAGCTACTCTGTCTAGCCCGTGCGATCGTGGCGCGTCCCAAGGTCATGGTGCTGGATGAGGCAACTTCGGCCGTTGACATGCACACGGATGCATTGATCCAGAGGAGCATCCGTGAGGAATTTACAGACGCGACGCTGGTCGTTATTGCCCATCGCTTGAGCACCATATCCGACTTTGACAAGATCCTTGTGCTGGGCGAGGGAGCTGTTTGCGAATACGGAACGCCAAAGGAGCTTTGGGATAAGGGAAGTGAGGGAGTCTTCAGGGGCATGTGTGAGGAAAGTGGCGAGAGAGATAAACTGAAGGATATTGTGTTTGGACAGAAGGCAAATTAA